One Chaetodon trifascialis isolate fChaTrf1 chromosome 13, fChaTrf1.hap1, whole genome shotgun sequence DNA segment encodes these proteins:
- the fas gene encoding tumor necrosis factor receptor superfamily member 6, producing the protein MADGTNKSPVWFTIIVLFSHRVSVVVSSSQCVDGNYSHAGRDCCLCAAGQRLVEHCSTNLNYGKCDPCDPDKYSSHPTSEMSCEPCTSCAQIMNLEEDEPCTAAQDRKCRCKKDHFCGSTTEICRLCYPCKQCGAEGIKVPCAGHNDTVCNDKIEGMVSGGKIAGAVVGVIALIAVVGVAVFFWKKKKRQQTPDKLPNGNEADVEMQHLKVDLQPHLSDIARVIGWKDMKDVAVRSRMRNTDIEACKLDHPSDSQEQTFQLLREWTESQGMNAGITLIQSLRNGGKIRKAEEVEDILSRGS; encoded by the exons ATGGCAGACGGTACCAACAAGTCGCCCGTGTGGTTTACCATCATCGTTTTGTTCTCCCACCGCGTCTCAGT GGTTGTTTCTTCTTCCCAGTGTGTAGACGGAAACTACAGCCATGCAGGGAGGGactgttgtctgtgtgctgctg GCCAGCGTCTGGTGGAGCACTGCAGTACGAACCTAAATTATGGAAAATGCGATCCCTGTGATCCAGATAAGTACAGCAGTCACCCTACTAGCGAGATGTCCTGCGAACCCTGCACATCCTGCGCTCAAATCA TGAATCTAGAGGAGGATGAACCCTGTACCGCCGCCCAGGACAGGAAGTGTCGTTGTAAAAAGGATCACTTTTGCGGCAGTACCACAGAAATTTGTAGACTGTGCTATCCTTGTAAGCA ATGTGGAGCTGAGGGCATCAAAGTACCCTGTGCAGGCCACAATGACACAGTCTGCAATGACAAAATTGAAGGTATGGTTT CAGGAGGGAAAATAGCCGGCGCAGTTGTTGGAGTAATTGCATTAATTGCTGTAGTAGGagtggctgtgtttttttggAAAAAGA AGAAGAGACAACAGACACCAGACAAGCTGCCAAATGGAAATGAAGCTGATGTG GAGATGCAGCATCTTAAAG tgGATCTCCAGCCTCACCTATCTGACATTGCACGCGTGATTGGATGGAAAGACATGAAGGATGTAGCAGTGCGCAGCAGGATGCGAAACACTGATATTGAAGCCTGTAAACTGGACCACCCCAGTGACAGTCAGGAGCAGACATTCCAGCTCCTCAGGGAGTGGACGGAGAGTCAGGGCATGAACGCAGGGATAACCCTGATCCAAAGCCTGAGAAACGGTGGCAAAATTCGCAAagctgaggaggtggaggatatATTGTCCCGTGGCAGTTAG
- the LOC139341531 gene encoding cholesterol 25-hydroxylase-like protein, producing the protein MTNSETITEGLPLQILWDWLRHQSLLRSPFFPVLFSLTVHLSCCLPYICLDLLCSRLTLVHRFKIRPQSKVTWTMAWGCLRNILRNHVFFIFPLSVVVWYFRPVCSPPLAPEMLSVVKDVLACLLLFDMQYFLWHLVHHKVSWLYNFFHKEHHFYTATFSLTTESTGVWEMLTLSFFTSLNPALLACHPLTEMLFYVTNMYLSVEAHSGYEFPWSLHRLVPFGLYGGTQHHDLHHLKFKVNYAPYFSHWDRLFGTLEGGDTWRKSRNTETLKTS; encoded by the coding sequence ATGACAAACTCCGAGACCATCACAGAGGGGCTCCCTCTGCAGATTCTTTGGGACTGGCTAAGACACCAGAGTCTTCTCAGATCTCCATTTTTCCcagttttattctctctgactgttcacctgagctgctgcttgcCTTACATTTGTCTGGATTTGCTCTGTTCCAGACTGACCCTGGTCCACCGCTTCAAGATCCGGCCTCAAAGCAAGGTGACATGGACGATGGCTTGGGGGTGCTTGAGAAACATCTTGCGCAACcatgtctttttcattttccccctGTCTGTTGTGGTCTGGTACTTCAGACCTGTGTGTTCTCCTCCTCTAGCACCTGAGATGCTGTCTGTTGTTAAGGATGTACTGGCCTGCCTCCTTCTGTTCGACATGCAGTACTTTTTATGGCATCTGGTGCATCACAAAGTGTCCTGGCTCTACAATTTTTTCCACAAGGAGCACCACTTCTACACGGCCACCTTCTCCCTGACGACAGAAAGCACAGGTGTCTGGGAGATGCTGACCCTCAGCTTCTTCACATCACTGAACCCTGCACTCCTGGCTTGCCATCCACTCACAGAGATGCTCTTCTATGTGACTAACATGTATCTGTCTGTGGAGGCTCACTCAGGCTATGAATTTCCCTGGTCTCTACATAGACTGGTACCCTTCGGCCTCTATGGAGGAACTCAGCATCACGACCTCCACCACCTCAAATTCAAAGTGAACTACGCGCCATACTTCTCACACTGGGACAGGCTTTTTGGCACACTGGAAGGGGGAGACACATGGAGGAAGTCAAGGAATACAGAGACTTTAAAAACTTCATGA
- the itprip gene encoding inositol 1,4,5-trisphosphate receptor-interacting protein — protein MQGAMARMCVVVAAAILNHPLLFPQENTTLPDQDEELMARMREHEEMLEMEQAKLEKELSQLDSKQEETSSEEGYSWYLWTAVSFVIFFTIEMCRVDLADTEIRPVEEEDVFSESGSVTPRTVVLDKDVLSNFCDKCTYTSSHENWRVREFVEGFADDLLESLRSVCDRDADMEVGDFVGIGSMFESWKVCKPLVCDLIVPFSPPEPYSFQFHLWCSPPSDMPPDMQGCGKIKVTRVGENVEDCLCGSANLGEDMLCLLHSRNDALKVDHSPDELLCSRNTPFLAKDQVMKWFQISVTKAWGRISHKYDFEVTFRNLDAAGALKIRFLSGKVIVLNIIPVVQLEDTDAYFVSHFPSDCDSSAEPYWPLSFAVYERNLLKRFSKRLPQNSCHLHCLQIVTFLHRKQTGLTGKSALTNYHVKTALLHLLLSKRPSAWGIESMEHRLRDVLSFMQRSLQEKRLHHVLIGNSKVPEDIQVPDIIRKAEPVNLFRPLVLQRELHAATVRHFHEMLRNAPVLIQEYTPHLSNGGLHHRLHV, from the coding sequence ATGCAGGGGGCCATGGCACGAATGTGTGTGGTGGTGGCCGCTGCCATATTGAACCATCCCTTACTCTTCCCTCAAGAGAACACCACACTCCCGGACCAGGATGAGGAGCTGATGGCTCGCATGCGGGAGCACGAGGAGATGCTGGAAATGGAGCAGGCCAAGCTGGAGAAAGAGCTTTCACAGCTGGACTCAAAGCAGGAAGAAACCAGCTCAGAGGAGGGTTATAGTTGGTACCTTTGGACCGCTGTGTCTTTTGTCATATTCTTCACTATCGAGATGTGCAGGGTGGATCTTGCTGACACAGAAATCCGgccagtggaggaggaagatgtaTTTTCAGAGAGTGGATCCGTCACCCCCAGGACGGTGGTACTGGATAAGGATGTCCTGAGCAACTTCTGTGACAAATGCACCTACACTTCATCCCATGAAAACTGGCGGGTGAGGGAGTTTGTCGAAGGTTTTGCTGATGACTTGCTGGAATCGCTCAGGAGCGTGTGTGACAGGGATGCAGACATGGAAGTTGGAGACTTTGTCGGGATTGGAAGCATGTTCGAGTCTTGGAAGGTGTGCAAGCCACTGGTGTGTGACCTTATAGTGCCTTTCTCGCCTCCAGAGCCGTACTCCTTCCAGTTCCATCTGTGGTGCAGCCCCCCCAGTGACATGCCTCCAGACATGCAAGGATGTGGCAAGATAAAGGTGACCAGGGTTGGGGAGAACGTGGAGGACTGTCTCTGTGGCTCTGCTAACCTGGGAGAGGACATGCTTTGCCTGTTGCACAGCAGGAATGACGCTCTCAAAGTGGACCACAGTCCTGATGAACTGCTGTGCTCCAGGAACACACCTTTCTTAGCCAAAGACCAAGTCATGAAGTGGTTTCAGATCTCTGTAACCAAAGCATGGGGACGCATCTCTCACAAATATGACTTCGAGGTCACTTTTCGCAACTTGGATGCTGCTGGTGCTCTGAAGATCCGATTCCTGTCGGGGAAAGTCATCGTGTTGAACATCATCCCGGTGGTTCAGCTGGAAGATACAGACGCTTATTTTGTCTCACACTTTCCTTCAGATTGTGACAGCTCTGCAGAGCCATACTGGCCTCTCTCGTTTGCTGTTTACGAGAGGAATTTGCTGAAACGTTTCTCTAAACGCCTACCACAAAATTCCTGTCATTTACACTGCCTTCAGATTGTTACTTTCCTGCACAGAAAGCAGACAGGGCTCACAGGAAAAAGTGCCCTTACTAACTACCACGTTAAGACGGCTCTGTTGCACTTGCTGCTGAGTAAAAGACCCTCTGCGTGGGGCATTGAGAGTATGGAGCACAGGCTTCGGGATGTGCTCAGCTTCATGCAGAGGAGCCTGCAGGAGAAGAGGCTTCATCACGTCCTGATTGGGAACAGTAAAGTGCCAGAAGACATCCAGGTTCCTGACATCATTCGCAAAGCGGAGCCCGTCAATCTGTTCCGGCCTCTGGTGTTGCAGAGGGAACTTCATGCAGCAACAGTCAGACATTTCCACGAGATGTTGAGAAATGCGCCTGTGCTCATACAAGAGTACACGCCTCACTTATCAAATGGAGGTTTACACCACAGACTCCATGTGTGA